DNA from Acipenser ruthenus chromosome 23, fAciRut3.2 maternal haplotype, whole genome shotgun sequence:
CGCAGATGCCCTCACAGATGCTTGCTGCCAGCACCCCAACTGGAAAAACAACAACTAGCTGGCTTCTGTGCACATACCAGACTCAAACCATCatggagcaaataaaaagagagagatagCTGTTCTCATTCTGTGTGTGCAGCATGGGTGTCTGAGAGAGAATAGGAAGAGAGAAAGGGCATCTTCAAATAATGTGTAAATTACTTCTCATTGTCGCAGGTTTCATTTGCATGCACGTGATGAGCTGTATAAAAATAGGTATGTGTTTCATAGTACCGGGAAAGAGTCTATAGCGTTATTATGAGAGCACAAGTAGTTTTCTGAAattgaatacaattaaaatgacacacacaATAAGttgtaaaatcaatcaatcaatcaataaatatagGTTTACAACCGTATTGCCATTAAAATGTCTTGGCATACAAGAATTGTTTATGATGAACGATACCTGTAATTAATGTGATTTAATGGTGAAAGCTTTGGGACTCTGGGTCACTTAAAACGCTCCACGTGCACAGATAGCTCTTAAAAGCGTGGTGTGCGTGGTGTGAATTCAGAATACTCATTCTAATGAGAACGATAATATCCCTAATCTGAACTTGAATCCTGACCTGAAACAAGTATGTCACCATGGGGAAGACCTGTCTAAGCATCTCTGTAAATACATGCTTACAAACAGTATCTCCGAACAGTAAACCAAACAGCTATTTTTGCAGCAACTTGTGTTTTGTAACCAAATTCTTCCCAACAGATTCAATTATTCAATTGCGTTTCAAATGAAGGCATGCAGGTGAAGGTAATTTGAATAAATGAATGTCATTAAGGATGATTCTGCTCTACTTATCATCTTAATCTGATGGAAGCAGTCTGAAGGTTTAATGGTGCACGTTAACAAATACTGCTGATTTTTACCTTTTGGGTAGTGGATTGATTTGTATATAATTAATAAGGACTTAATTGTATGCCTGGCATTTTAAACTTGATAAgtgtttttaaatctgatttGGAACCTCACACGTGTTTAAACACCAGCAGAACAACCAGAGAAGTGAGAACAGGATATGTGAAACAGATCATTATTTTTTAAGCTGAACTTTTTGTAGAGACCATCTGTTGCTAAAACAGCTTTTCACTGAGATGTAAAAAGGGAAAGACATTATGCCAATACCAAAGGGAAAAGTAGCTTTTAAGTTTTTTGCTGTCAGATGGAAAATTGAACTTTCATTAACAAGACAAACAGTTGCAATTAttctgtgtaataaaaaaaagggtcAGATCCCCAAGACATTGAACTTCTAAATTGAGAGGACTAAAAATAAGCAAGGTACATTTGGTGGCTGCATACAGTTTTTGTAGCATCATTTGGTAAATATTTATGCCAGGTATTTACAACAACAGTACTGTTTTTAATTATCACATGTATATGTTGTCACCTTAAATCTACCTGCTCCGTTGCAGCATTTAATGACACCACTTATTTTTTTGGTGAGTACAGCAACTACAGAGAGTACAAAAGTAAAAAAGAGCAAGACAAAGGGGTCTCTTGGTCATTTTGATCAGTATTTATCGCACAGGGATACCATTTTCTCTGTAGTTGATCTAAAGTCTGCTGGAAATTTACCTGAAATTAATCAGACTGTTACAAGTGGTTATCCCGatttgcttcccccccccccatgaaaaAGGGAGATTGTTTCTTATCCCTAAAATGTATTGATGCATTTTTGCTAATACTGGACCATGGCGTTTGGTTGATGCTTTCCTGCTGTTTCTAGATTTAAGTAAAATATGAGGGATTAGAATATCTGCCTGTCAATCATCTTATAGGCTTTGCTTGTGGTACCGCTGTCTCTGAAACAGCTGAATGGATTATCAAACCTGATAAAGATATCTCCGGTTTAGATTTGGGTAGAACTCAAATGCTGACaacctgtttatttacttttagaaaaaaaatcttgcaaaCCTCTACAAATCGGTACCAGATGTTACCTGCCAGTTTCAAAGACAGGTATAGAATGCATGCTATGGGAACAGACCCGCGTCCGTGAAGTGTGAGTGTTTGTAACATCTGGATTCAGAACAACCAAACAGGGCTTGGCTCAAACGCTTGCACCTGATATACTTAATGATAGATAAACCCAGCTTCTTGTATTAGTGATATGTTAACGTATTCCTTTTTGTCACCTGCAGGTTACCATCCTTATTTTCCTGGCTCTTGCATTCCTTGCATGTACAGTGTTCCTGGTGGTATACAAGGCATTCACCTATGATCACAGCTGCCCAGATGGATTTGTGTACAAGGTAAGTGACCAGTCAAATCTGAAGGAATTCCGGTACTGTATGTTGATGGTTCACTATAGGGTACATTTAGGTCACGCTTAAAGgcccattttttttgtttattaactgttaacaatcagctaataaacatgttaatgtacattatttattttctgttaactgttagttaataacatataataggccagctaaaactgcaaacaccagagccctatggatgatcattcaaacaccagagccctgtaAATACCCAGTCAAACTAAAAaaatggcccttaaaataaagcttgACCTACGTTTAAGAAGACAAATATCTGTGGTTCTAGTTATAAACTGAAAAAATGTACTGTTGTTGTGATTTTTTATTGTGATGTAATATGGAAGGCATTGGAGGTAGGATACAACATAAATAATGGCTGGTATATATAGTTATTGTGTGTGCCAGGcagccacaaaacaaacaaggtaCAACATGCCCTTTAGGTCATTGCAGCTAATGTTTGAAATAAATCAACCTCTGGGTTAATGCTATTTATGTGAGGTAAATAGCAGGGCTTGGGAAGATAAAAACACATCTGCATTCAAATTAAAAAGCCTGCATTTCACTCTTCCTTTTCTCTCTGTTTCCGTAGCACAAACGCTGTATCCCAGCCTCACTTGAAGCTTATTATTCAGCTCAGGACACCAGCTCACGGAGCCGGTTCTACACAGTCATCAGCCACTACAGCATGGCGAAGCAAACCACCTCCCGCTCAGTCTCTCCCTGGCTTCCTGCAGGGTCAGTAGACCACGAAGCCAAGGCACCCAACACAGAGGGCCACTGAATGACACAAACACgtacttttaaaacatgcttcGCGTTTTAAATTCACAGTGCTCTAGCAGCAAAGAGGATGACCTGTAATCAtctgacattttgtttttcagttccttgttattgctgttttgtatttGATATGAACAAGCATTTGTACAAAGGCATGATCAGTGTTGGTGAAATTCATGTTGTAAAATCATTTTCAATACAATTTAGAATCGCCTCGTTCTAACTTACTCATGGTTAGATGTTTCTACAGTACAAGACAGGCAGCATGCATTTTGGATACAGAACACAAATCACAATGTAGCTTTACTGTTAGTAATCCATTCATAAAATGTGTCATCAGGAAACAAACTGGATTCAGGATCGTttactgttattttttacatatatgcAAGGAAGACATCTTAAGCCATTATATACACCTAAAACAAGTGCCATACCAAAAATAACTCCCAAATTTAAGAAATTTCAAAAGTGGGGATTtaaaaggtttttaattattgtgAATCCGGATTGTCCCTACTACAGATTTCCAGTTTGAGCCAAGTTGTATATAACTTCTTTTATAGATAAACCATAAACACATTGACACCAGTAGTTCATCCATCCCTGATCTGTTACAGTATCTCATTTTTTATGCATTATGATTTTCTTTTGTTGGAATATACATGGTAAGCCAAAAGCAACACATTTTTGCCAAAAAAAGTACTATTTATGTTGTGTATTTCAGAAACACCTCTTAGCTAGACTAATGTTCAACCAAAATGTTTTTAAGTAAGGTGAAACCATACATTTTCCATAATGTTTACATGCTAATTTATTGTTTTTTCAtccattgtaaaaatatttttaaatcattgtGGTGTAATTTTGTCAAAATTTAGCAAAGCCTGAAGTATTTTTGAGTGTGCGTCCTTTAGTtttctgacaaaactaaaataaagcaAGATGTGTCTGACATTGGTTTTccttaatttgttttaatgtgatgatctttaacttaaatattttaaaccaCTTTAACGTCTTCAAAATAGTCAAATGAAGAATCAGAAATGCAATGGACGGAGGTTTTTGCTTAGCTGAATGAGACtaacacagaaaaaataaacaatatttagtTCAAAGGGCATCTACCTATAGTTAAATCAGAAATGTGAACAGCACCCCATTTCCCAGGCGAGGTGCATCATCTAAAACCAGCCTTCATGTAGCACTGCTGCATTTATTTTGAACACCATTTAAACACCATTCATGGGTGTGGAGGAGCCCTAACTGTTTGAACGCTACTGAACAATTACAGTGTTATATAGTAGAATCCATAGCCTAAAAAGTGTTAAAATCGTATTAGCTTTCATGACACACTTACTGAACTTATTTAGACCTTTACTGGGTACTGGGTGAGAATATTATTGAAGTTCCCAGTCTCTTTATCTTGCTTGTTTAATTGAGTATTTCATGCTAGCTATGGTACTACTAATAGCAGCTGCTTCAGTATGCTCACGCTGCATTATTCAATTTGAGGCAAGCTGAAGgaattgaaatgcattcaagGAATGAAAAGTACAAAGTGTCAAGTCTGTAATTGCTCAGGTAGCTCTATTTATTTAATACCAAATCAATAAGGAACACCGTGTGCATACCAGTGATAACAGGTATGGGAAAGGATGCAGTATTTCACATTTAACATactaatttatttaattacacaGGGTGCTGCAACTCTTTTTGAAGGCATGTTTCAAAGACAGACACGCCCTCAGTGAAACTCCGTCCTGTGTAACTGATCTATGCACTGCTCTGGTCCATACAGCTTGCTCACCACCTGCATTCAGAGAGGAGGTTACTGACTACTGACTGATGCCTGTCAGTTATTGTCTTGTTTGACGCTTGCCACACGTGTCACATTGTTCCTTGATTTTGTTTGTGGAAGCTTACACAACATATCAACCATGCTACCACTATTAATATACTACCACTGATGacactattattaatattgttaaacTACTCTGCAAAACACTGCAAATTACATGAAAATAATGAATCTGTTAAATACGACCAAAATCAGTTTTGGTCTATTTAGTACTGCAGTAACTCTAATGCCATGGTGATATATGCACACATTCAAGAAGGTATTTTAAAGACCAACTTGATATAGATATGAATCTATGGAGAATCACGTCTGAACTATAAGCACATTAAGTAAACCagggtgtaaccattaaccaCCCCCTGCAACATTTTGTCCCTATTGAAATTGCTTTAGGTCTGTTTATAGTCCAGTCAGTAGGGTTGTGATTACATCCACACGATGGTTACTGTAGTTTACCTTGTGCATGAAGAGATTAGACATGATTCCGGGAGCTATTTTGAGACCACTGGGGTGCTTTTAAAATGCCATTAGGATTCGATGACtggaacagaaaatgatacacagTGAAGAACAATACATTGGTTAGGATAACTCTGCTGTCACAGCCACACCACGCTGCTCTGTAAGGTCTGAACACTGCTCGCTCATTTGCAATTTTGATAAATCAAGATTCTGCAAGCCTGCAATGCAAGGCTGCCAAGATCAGCAATTGTGTCCATGTATGTGCACTGTGAGATGTTTACTCATCAGAAGAAGCCAAATAATATTCAACAAACGAGGCACAGAAATGCAGGATCACACACAATGAATGTGCATCGATTTGCAATTGGCAGGGAATGAAACAGTGCATGCAAACCATCAAGGGAGACATATATTGTGACATTTTATGGAATATATCTCCATAAGATGTCACAATTATGTTCCATGTCCTTTCATAGCATCAACAAGATCAAATCGTTACAATTCTGGGGATCCAACTTAATTCACCAGCAGAGGACGGAAGTAATTAGAATGACAGGCTATTTATTTCTCACAAATAAACGTGCTCTTCCATGCAAATTCATCAGTTTAATATGTTAAAACCAGCGGTGCAAAATGACCCTTGCACACTACAAAAAAGTTTAAATGGCAGGAAAAGTTAAGCTAATgctaaagatttatttttcaccTTCCCTGGGGTTTCTTGCTGAAATTGCCTtgcatttatgtacagtatgtggtttataaaaatataatacagttgcctttctttataaaataataaaaaaaaaatgttctcagGGTTTCTATTAAATAAGCTTACTTCAATGCttgtatttgttatattaaaacaCTCGACTAAGGAAAGGAGACCTTTAGATAATAAACACAACACCTATCACTGTACATTTCCTTTCAACAGTATGTATAATAGGGCTGTGTAATCAAAATTAAGTGTGTGGGTTGAACACCCAAAGGCCAGACGCTATTGTATTTTAGCAAAGAAGTATTTGAAAAGGAATCTATTTAAGTCCCTGGTCTcatcagatattttttttttcagtgcttctGTGTACCATATTTTACTTATTAATATGTTCCAAAAGAGCTTAGGGCACAGGACAAGACCTGTGGAAGTGGTTAATCAAATATTCAATAAGACACACAATATAGAAGGTTTAAAACCTTTCCACACTGAAGCAGTTTCACCATCCTGAATGTGAAAAGGGGAAGATAACACAAATATATACTGGATGGACAAactattgtaacacagcagggagggggttaaagcctccctgagtggaaaacatgtgcagaatgcacatttgtttagtttaattgttttggtttattgtttcattgatttgttaattgttttattattaattatcccctgcacctggtagctattgttaaattaaaaccaggtgcagggtatttaagagaggcagctagtctgctcatggctgctaaggagaaggaggcagaagaggtgctctgtctcagagTAGCCAACGTGAATAAAAAGTGAGTGtggtattaaacctgtgttttgtgtaaggatggggaaacagcttagctgtcccgtattagacagggtgttcctggaagttttagttagcgctccaaaagagctaggtgtttattttgtgtttgttttgttttgtgtttattaaaaattgtgcaaccgcacttaaaaaaatcaatttctgtgtattgggtctatttttaaaggggcaacgaaccgtgtgagGTGCAATTTTATTACatgtggtggcagcgtgtgtgggcgcccctagagacccagaaaatggattttaaagaactgatcgaggtgatcaataaaaataccgccgctcaaaaagagcagaatgagagatgggagagagagctggggttggccccgcTGAAGAGACAAGTGCGGGAGCCGACCGAACTGGAGCTGTTGTTCCAAAGGTGGGAGCAAGCGAGAGGAGCCCCGCCGACTCCAGCCCCAGAGCCCAGtggggaggagccgccacttccggagcccagaggggaggagctgccgcttccagagcccagaggggaggagctgccgcttccagagcccagaggggaggagctgccgcttccagagcccagaggggaggagctgccgcttccagagcccagaggggaggagccgccgcttccagagcccagaggggaggagccactgttgccagaatcaccggtggaagtcaagggggaggatgtgccgcctcccctgcaagccagtccggcgtGGCCGAGGGAGGTCCTTTGTCCCGGCAGCGTGGACAccaggccggaatgcccagacctccctccgcttgacctggctcccaagtcgcagtacagccaggcacagtcgtctgcctggtcccttgcttcactccccctggaatcccagacgtcgctgcgcaggagGAAGATGTCACTGCGCAAAAGGCAGACGTCGCTGgcgctccccctgctgattgctccattcCACATACCTACTGCTCTGCTCCCCCTGAGATTAAAGACGTCACTAcgccggtccacagccacgcgcctctgcctgccagtcctggctcccggtcaccggcatgcgctgtggtcgccctggtcaagccgtctgggtccctcctcgtcggtcctaggtccctccctggaaacgccggagggaccaacccaccctcaagcccgcccgtggaagagggcgacaattgacattgctggacttgagggtgggtggtcttttaagggtggagggaggtggccgtcgagtggccggtgtcttgaaaagacaaggggggggaagtgtaacacagcagggagggggttaaagcctccctgagtggaaaacatgtgcagaatgcacatttgtttagtttaattgttttggtttattgtttcattgatttgttaattgttttattattaattatcccctgcacctggtagctattgttaaattaaaaccaggtgcagggtatttaagagaggcagctagtctgctcatggctgctaaggagaaggaggcagaagaggtgctctgtctcagagTAGCCAACGTGAATAAAAAGTGAGTGtggtattaaacctgtgttttgtgtaaggacggggaaacagcttagctgtcccgtattagacagggtgttcctggaagttttagttagcgctccaaaagagctaggtgtttattttgtgtttgttttgttttgtgtttattaaaaattgtgcaaccgcacttaaaaaaatcaatttctgtgtattgggtctatttttaaaggggcaacgaaccgtgtgaggtgcaattttattacactatgtaacaatGGGCTCAATAGCGAGTAGCATATCAGTTAAGGACATCTGCCAGATCAATCCGTCATGACTGAGTGAAGTTGTGCTTTCAGGTGATGGTTTTCTGCTGATGCTGCCATTCCAGGAACAGCACAGTCTGTTTTGATGGACTAGTTAGTCAAGGCAGCCACTGTATTGAGAGGCGAGCTGGTTACATGGCCAAAATATGCTAAATAGCTACAAGGATTACAGTACATTAGCCTTTAAAATTGCTAAAATGTAAGAGCAGAGCACTTGACGCTTGGTAAGCTGACTGACATCAGCTCTCATATTGGAACTTCTGTTGCCCCTTCACCTTTAAGTGCTGTACAAGAGTAACTTTCTTCGACAGCTGTACGAAAGAGTTGCATCATCTGAAGCAATCTATGTCTGAGGATTGCAATTGTGAAGGCTTTTCCCCTTAAGATCTCTGATTTGATCAGAAACATAGAACTTTACGGTCCCTTGAGGATTCTACTAGTCAGTTGGAAATAATTTTAGCATAGCCTACTTTCAGAGGACCGATTTTGACTGATGCCTAGTTGGTCTGGCACTAATCTTTTTTAGTGTGCTGAGGGACAAATTTTTATTTTAGTGCATGCAATATTTAAAGAACGACGAGATAATTCATTATTTAGCGATGTGTCTGATTCCAATCGAGTAATTTGAGACAGCTGTAAAAATGGATTTGGACAGACAGGTTAATGACGTTACTGTGGTAACTATGGTAAGCcattttattttggtttcattTACACATCCTGCAGTCCAATCTGGTCACATGCTGGCTGTAAGTTCTGTCAATGTGGTGtattaaatttgttttaataaaatgctcAGCTGTGTTTTCTTAACACACATTGTCAAAACTGTTTCTTCTATAGTAGCAATCGCTGGAAAATGCATGTGAAAATGCAAGACATAATAAAAATGCTTATTATGAGTATGAGTTAAGGAGGGTGTGTTTATTTCATCATTAAGGTTCTCATTACTGTTTTCAGAGAACAGCATTCAGGCATTTTATGTTTCCCATGAGAAAGACAGTAAACTTTCTTTGGGAGCCTGAATTCACTTCAAGTTCAGGTTAGCATGTTTGAAATTCCTTAAGGTCTCATTCCTAGTTTAAATATGTTGTCTTTCCTGAATGACCTCATTTGTTTGGTCTGACTCCTCTGAGCGAACTGTAGTCAGCCTGGAAATGCACCATCAATCTGGGAAACAACGGGGTGCTGGAGAAGAGATAACCGAGAGTCAGGCTGCCCTGCTGTCATTGATCTGAGTTTCATCTATGGttttatcaacaaaaaaaaaacactattaaatattagaagcctaaactaaactaaaacaagCAATCTTGTTGGTTTTTGCACAGGTCATCAATTCTGTAGAAATGCATGGTACAGAACTAGCAATTCAATGCGTGAGATCATGAAACAGATACGGAACACAGGTTATAATTAGTAAAAACAactgttgtgtatatatatatatatatatatatatatatatatatatatatatatatatatagcacttcTATTTAATTTCTTAGTTGTTCTGCAGTGAAATGGTAAGCATTGCTTGAAATTGATTGGGTAATTACATTTACAGCTTGTGCATCAAACACCAATTTGTAAAGATATGGTTGGAGGGAACTTATTCTAGATCATCTGCACTGAATGTTTTAACTACATCTTCAGCTAAATTTTAGAGTCCTGTCTCAacaaaatgcttttctttctgcttttCTTCATTGGAATGCCTTTGTGTTATTGCCGGTAACGATGTTTTCAGAACCGAACAACTCAAGTATCTATATTTGTGGAACCCTCTTACAATCTCTAAGTCATTTAACTAGCACGAGAACCAGTGTACGGGGTGTGCTTGTAGCAATGCCCAGCCTCTAAGGCAGTAGGGAAGAAAAACGTATTCGAGACAGCTTGAAATGTGGTGGCATACGCACTGGACCAGACATCCCTGACCTGGCTTGTGTCCCTGCTTTGACCTGTTTCATGTTTAATACCACTGGGGACAGAGACGTCCTTAAAAGTAATCGTGATGGATggttaaaatgttttatacagaCGCCCAGATTGGAAATCTTTCTGTGTGCAGCAGACTGCACAGCGTCAGCTCTGCAAATGTCACCGTGATGACAGAACAAGGTCAGCTCCTCAGAAAGTAATGTGATTCACCTTTTAAAAGGGCAGCCAGCACTGATTTAGCAGGGCCTTTAGAAACAGCGGTGCCAATGGATCAAAGAACAAAGGAAAGGTGAGGGTCTTGTGCATTCTTTAAGTtacttttttaatcaattttattAGTTTTCAAAATAGCTCCACTATTTAGTTATTATATTCTTTCTCTGTTTCTATCGTTGAACTTGCTTGAAGAATCCCAAACGCCTGTTTTACAGGCTTATCCTCACCCCAGCCTAATTCTTACCTCCTTGAGAATTAGCCTGGGCTAATTCTCACCGCATCAGACCAATTCTCACCCCAGTATTCTGTCCAGAGAGGGTGAACATTAGCCCAGGACAATTCTCACCCCAGTATTCAGTCCAGACCTTTCTGAGCATGAAGTCCAAATTCCGGTGCAAGTTGAGAAGCCACAAGAAAGGCAAAGATCTCAAAAAGCTTTCACAGACCTGGGGGTGAGAATTGACCTGACGGGGTGAGAATCAGCCTGTAACACCTGTTTTGAACAGGCTTCTGTATTACATTTGGCTCTACCTGCTCTTAATATACAGAGTGTATGAGGGATGATCAGAGTTGAACACTGTCACGTGGTTTCAAAGGAATGAGAGGTGCTGTTCAATGCCTGCCAGTTAGGATTCTCtaagcaagctcaaagccaggtaatgACAGATATAGAGGGCAATGGTAATAATTGTGTATTATTGCAATAGAGACCAGAGCCACCCTGGATGATTGCAAACCTCCAACAGATAAAAtgagaaaatgtttaaaaaaaaaaaaagcaaattaaaatgtACTAATAACAATTTGGATAAAAATCTTTGAGAATCTGACCTTTCGTATGCTGTTGAAACATC
Protein-coding regions in this window:
- the LOC131699655 gene encoding neuronal vesicle trafficking-associated protein 2-like, translating into MVKLGSNLQDKSTKPSSVEDGFQSVPLIAPLDVNHLQYPAPDKVVVKTKTEYQSDQKNKGKLKGPKIEEFTISFNDGVSERLKVTILIFLALAFLACTVFLVVYKAFTYDHSCPDGFVYKHKRCIPASLEAYYSAQDTSSRSRFYTVISHYSMAKQTTSRSVSPWLPAGSVDHEAKAPNTEGH